The following proteins come from a genomic window of Astatotilapia calliptera chromosome 11, fAstCal1.2, whole genome shotgun sequence:
- the xrcc1 gene encoding DNA repair protein XRCC1: MPEIKLKHVVSCSTEDSTHRADNLLSSDTYRKWKAARPGEKQISVILQFEKEEQVHSIDIGNEGSAFIEVLVGNSSAVRDQDYEVLLVMSSFMSPTESRSGTNMNRVRFFGPNQLQKSTAQEKWDRVKIVCSQPYSKNIAYGLAFVKFHSPPDKNDPPPTSSPKLTKLGQFRVKDESPASGPSLQPGSLFFSRENATKSSTSLKASPQSEKISYAAAALQASGSSHSSGQASSSTSASPQPPAKRKFEFSKERQSAPGPPPSKKKSPSGSPEGKAATPKHKPSSVSTPSPSTAKASPVQKAADRKRESESKPEPKTKQKAKSQKEQQVPFTRLMEGVVFVLSGFQNPFRGELREKALEMGAKYRPDWTPDATHLICAFANTPKYSQVKSAGGIIVRKDWVLDCHKRKQKISYKRFLMDGPESSSESEMEADDGSEEEMNTKTPQKKEKQVTAKKTPEKEEEDDEYAGSTDVDEPGGDDDESAVDTEDELQRVEEGRKQKKAATEGTVVKDEDPYGGSTDENTDAEAEEDHPIPELPDFLSGKHFFLYGKFPNNDRRLLLRYIVAFNGVIEDYMTEKVQFVVTSEGWHDSFEDALMENTNLNFVKPEWIYAISARQKMLPYQPYTVVP; this comes from the exons ATGCCAGAAATCAAACTCAAGCACGTCGTGTCGTGCAGCACCGAGGACTCT ACGCACAGGGCAGACAACCTCCTGAGCTCTGACACGTACAGAAAGTGGAAAGCAGCCAGACCCGGGGAGAAGCAGATATCAGTCATTCtccag tttgaaaaggaagagcaGGTGCACAGCATTGATATTGGAAATGAAGGTTCAGCTTTCATTGAGGTGTTGGTGGGGAATTCTTCAGCTGTCAGAGATCAAGACTATGAG GTTCTCCTGGTTATGTCTTCCTTCATGTCGCCCACGGAGAGCCGCAGTGGCACCAACATGAACCGTGTGCGTTTCTTTGGGCCCAACCAGCTGCAAAAGAGCACAGCTCAGGAGAAGTGGGACAGAGTGAAAATTGTGTGTAGCCAGCCATACAGCAAG AATATTGCATATGGGCTTGCCTTTGTTAAGTTTCATTCGCCACCTGACAAAAACGATCCTCCTCCAACTTCCTCCCCA AAACTGACAAAGCTGGGACAGTTCAGGGTGAAGGATGAGTCTCCTGCATCCGGGCCCAGCCTTCAACCTGGCAGTCTCTTCTTCAGTCGGGAGAACGCAACAAAGTCGAGCACTTCACTCAAAG CGTCTCCTCAGAGTGAGAAGATAAGCtacgctgctgctgctctgcaaGCGAGCGGCAGCTCCCACTCATCAGGCCAGGCCTCGTCTtccacctctgcctcaccacag CCACCAGCAAAAAGGAAATTTGAATTCAGCAAAGAGCGACAATCTGCTCCTGGCCCTCCTCCCTCGAAGAAAAAAAGTCCATCTGGTTCACCTGAGGGTAAAGCCGCAACCCCCAAACACAAGCCGAGTTCAGTCAGTACACCCAGCCCAAGCACGGCCAAAG CATCACCAGTTCAGAAGGCTGCTGACAGGAAGAGGGAGAGTGAGTCTAAACCTGAgcctaaaactaaacagaaggcCAAATCCcagaaagagcagcaggtcCCATTCACCCGGCTCATGGAGGGGGTGGTGTTTGTCCTCAGTGGATTTCAGAACCCCTTCCGAGGGGAGCTGAGGGAAAAAGCGCTGGAAATGGGAGCCAAGTATCGACCCGATTGGACGCCTGACGCCACACATCTTAT CTGTGCCTTCGCTAACACCCCCAAGTACAGCCAGGTGAAATCAGCGGGTGGAATCATCGTACGCAAGGATTGGGTGCTGGATTGCCACAAGAGGAAGCAGAAAATCTCCTACAAAAG gTTTCTGATGGATGGACCCGAATCGAGCTCAGAGAGTGAAATGGAAGCGGACGACGGGAGCGAAGAGGAAATGAACACAAag ACGCCGCAGAAGAAGGAGAAACAAGTCACGGCCAAAAAGACgccagagaaggaggaggaagatgatgagTATGCTGGCTCCACTGATGTGGATGAACCAG GAGGCGATGATGATGAATCTGCAgtggacacagaggatgagctgCAGAG GGTGGAAGAGgggagaaaacagaagaaagcagCAACAGAAGGAACGGTGGTGAAGGACGAGGATCCTTACGGGGGGTCGACGGATGAAAACACTGACGCTGAAGCTGAAGAGGATCATCCCATCCCCGAGCTCCCAG ATTTCCTAAGCGGAAAGCACTTTTTCCTCTACGGTAAATTCCCCAATAACGACAGACGACTGCTGTTACGATACATTGTTGCCTTTAATGG AGTGATCGAGGACTATATGACAGAGAAGGTGCAGTTCGTGGTGACCAGTGAAGGGTGGCACGACTCCTTTGAAGAC